In the genome of Myroides phaeus, one region contains:
- the cas2 gene encoding CRISPR-associated endonuclease Cas2, producing MYVILVYDISDKKVGKMLKLCRRYLNWIQNSVFEGEISEVKLKELLSEAKLFMDKDKDSVIVFKSREEKWLEKVVIGREKNDLDTFL from the coding sequence ATGTACGTTATATTAGTGTATGATATTTCTGATAAAAAAGTGGGCAAGATGCTAAAGTTATGCAGGCGTTACCTTAATTGGATTCAGAATTCAGTTTTTGAAGGAGAGATTTCTGAAGTGAAATTAAAAGAATTATTATCTGAAGCAAAATTGTTTATGGATAAAGACAAGGATAGTGTTATTGTTTTTAAAAGTAGAGAAGAAAAGTGGTTGGAAAAGGTGGTGATAGGAAGAGAGAAAAATGATTTAGATACTTTCCTGTAG